One stretch of Choristoneura fumiferana unplaced genomic scaffold, NRCan_CFum_1 Sck3bRy_115;HRSCAF=301_pilon, whole genome shotgun sequence DNA includes these proteins:
- the LOC141444979 gene encoding LOW QUALITY PROTEIN: division abnormally delayed protein-like (The sequence of the model RefSeq protein was modified relative to this genomic sequence to represent the inferred CDS: inserted 1 base in 1 codon) — MDLGLEQQHLTALSHQSQNKSAVLFAQVYRAQAARAHGXLAALYGEVRAALRPAPGPAAAPLLADPPRDLAATTRNFFRDIFPLAYHNILRLDTKQFTADYEVCLKDAYDAVQPFGEVPQQVGATLSKSVAGARALLLALGAGAGALAGGERRAAGCARCRGLAARPCRHYCLNLARGCMGSAVAELEAPWAGFVEGAERLARGDADAALRALDSRLSLAIMHALENHVLLDKK; from the exons ATGGATTTAGGTCTTGAGCAAC AACACCTAACGGCGCTTTCACATCAGTCGCAAAACAAAAGTGCGGTTTTGTTTGCGCAAGTGTACCGCGcgcaggcggcgcgcgcgcacg cGCTGGCGGCGCTGTACGGGGAGGTGCGCGCCGCGCTGCGGCCGGCGCCCGGGCCCGCGGCCGCGCCGCTGCTCGCCGACCCGCCGCGCGACCTCGCCGCCACCACCAGAAACTTCTTTAGGGATATATTTCCCCTGGCTTATCACAACATATTGCGACTTGACACGAAGCAATTCACCGCCGACTACGAGGTGTGCTTGAAGGACGCCTACGACGCCGTGCAGCCTTTCGGAGAGGTGCCACAACAG GTCGGCGCGACGCTGTCGAAGTCAGtggcgggcgcgcgcgcgctgctgctggcgctgggcgcgggcgcgggcgcgctgGCGGGCGGCGAGCGg CGCGCCGCCGGCTGCGCGCGCTGCCGAGGGCTCGCCGCGCGCCCTTGCCGGCACTACTGCCTCAACCTCGCCAGAGG TTGCATGGGGTCTGCGGTAGCGGAGCTGGAGGCGCCGTGGGCCGGCTTCGTGGAGGGCGCGGAGCGGCTGGCGCGCGGCGACGCGGAcgcggcgctgcgcgcgctcgACTCGCGCCTCTCGCTCGCCATCATGCACGCGCTCGAAAACCACGTGCTTCTCGACAAGAAG